A segment of the Terribacillus aidingensis genome:
ATGCACTTGGCGCCAATGTGCAAGTCGGATCAATCCACGATGCTGATATAGCACGGATCAGTGAAATGGGAATGCGTGCCTTTTTCCTCGATCGCCTTCCGGAAATGGTAAAGGATACTGATATCCTGATCAATACAATACCAGCCCTTGTCGTAAAGAAAGCAATCATCGAACAGCTGCCTGCCCAGACACTGATCATCGATCTTGCTTCCAAGCCTGGCGGAGTAGACTTCGACTATGCGAAAAAGCGAGGAATCGAAGCGATCCATGCATTAAGCCTGCCTGGTATCGTCGCGCCTAAAACTGCTGGAAATATTTTGTCCGTCGTCATTAAACAGATTTTAACCAACAGCTGAAGGAGGATTAACTTATGAGTTTAGCAGGAAAACGGATCGGCTTCGGTATTACAGGCTCCCATTGTACGTACAGTGAGATATTTCCACAGATCGAACAGCTGGTGAAACTTGGAGCGGAAGTGGTGCCGGTTGTCAGCAACACGGTTCAATTTACTGATACGTATTTCGGAGATGCGAAGGATCATTTGCAGAAAATAAGCGATCTGACACAAACGAAGATAATCAAAACGATTCCGGAAGCCGAGCCATTAGGTCCGCGGGAACCACTGGATTGCATGGTCATAGCCCCGCTTACAGGCAACAGTATGTCGAAGCTGGCCAATGCACTCACGGATAGTCCGGTTTTGATGGCGACAAAAGCAACCTTGCGCAAT
Coding sequences within it:
- a CDS encoding dipicolinate synthase subunit B, translating into MSLAGKRIGFGITGSHCTYSEIFPQIEQLVKLGAEVVPVVSNTVQFTDTYFGDAKDHLQKISDLTQTKIIKTIPEAEPLGPREPLDCMVIAPLTGNSMSKLANALTDSPVLMATKATLRNEKPIVLGISTNDALGLNGVNLMRLMAAKYMYFVPFGQDDPYKKPNSLVADMTKLPETIEAALQYKQLQPVLVQRFS